A window from Acinonyx jubatus isolate Ajub_Pintada_27869175 chromosome E1, VMU_Ajub_asm_v1.0, whole genome shotgun sequence encodes these proteins:
- the LRRC59 gene encoding leucine-rich repeat-containing protein 59, producing MTKAGSKGGNLRDKLDGNELDLSLSDLNEVPIKELVALPKATILDLSCNKLTSLPSDFCGLTHLVKLDLSKNRLQQLPADFGRLVNLQHLDLLNNKLVTLPVSFAQLKSLKWLDLKDNPLDPVLAKVAGDCLDEKQCKQCANKVLQHMKAVQANQERERQRRLEVEREAEKKREAKQRAKEAQERELRKREKAEEKERRRKEYDALKAAKREQEKKPKKEANQAPKSKSGSRPRKPPPRKHTRSWAVLKLLLLLLLCVAGGLVSCRVTELQRQPLCTSVNTIYENVVRGLRSHDILQWVLQADSQQ from the exons ATGACCAAGGCCGGTAGCAAGGGCGGGAACCTCCGCGACAAGCTGGACGGCAACGAGCTGGACCTGAGCCTCAGCGACCTGAATGAGGTCCCCATCAAGGAGCTG GTTGCCCTCCCAAAGGCCACCATACTGGATCTGTCCTGCAATAAACTGACTAGTCTACCG TCGGATTTCTGTGGCCTCACACACCTGGTGAAGCTGGACCTGAGTAAGAACAGACTGCAGCAGCTGCCGGCAGACTTTGGCCGTCTGGTCAACCTCCAGCACCTGGATCTCCTCAACAACAAGCTGGTGACCCTGCCCGTCAGCTTTGCTCAGCTCAAG AGCCTGAAGTGGCTGGACCTGAAGGATAACCCCCTGGATCCTGTCCTGGCCAAAGTGGCAGGGGATTGCTTGGATGAGAAGCAGTGTAAGCAGTGTGCCAACAAG GTGTTACAGCACATGAAGGCCGTGCAGGCTAACCAGGAGCGAGAGAGGCAGCGGCGGCTGGAAGTAGAACGAG AGGCCGAGAAGAAGCGGGAGGCCAAGCAGCGAGCTAAGGAGGCACAGGAGCGGGAGCTGCGGAAGCGGGAGAAGGCGGAAGAGAAGGAGCGCCGGAGAAAGGAGTACGACGCCCTCAAAGCAGCCAAGCGGGAGCAGGAGAAGAAGCCGAAGAAGGAAGCAAATCAGGCTCCGA AATCGAAGTCCGGCTCTCGCCCCCGCAAGCCGCCCCCCCGGAAACACACCAGGTCCTGGGCCGTGctgaagctgctgctgctgctgctgctgtgtgtgGCCGGCGGGCTGGTCTCCTGTCGGGTGACAGAGCTGCAGCGGCAGCCCCTGTGCACCAGCGTGAACACCATCTACGAAAACGTGGTCCGG